A segment of the Pseudomonas versuta genome:
ATGGACAACTAGGCTATTGTGCGGCCTCTAAAAATTAGTACAGTGGAAAATGGAATTACCCATGAATAAAGTGCTGATCGTGGATGATCACCCTGTGGTTCGTCTTGCTGTACGTATGCTCATGGAACGACATGGCTACGAGGTCATAGCAGAGACGGATAATGGAGTAGATGCATTGCAACTTGCTCGGGAACACACGCCTGATATTGTAATTTTGGATATCGGGATTCCCAAGCTTGACGGGCTTGAAGTTATCACCCGCTTGTCAACACCTGATGCGCCGATGAAAATACTGGTATTGACCTCGCAAACCCCGGGCCATTTCTCCATGCGCTGCATGCAGGCGGGAGCTGCAGGTTATGTCTGCAAACAGCAGGATTTGACCGAACTGCTTAGCGCTATCCGGGCCGTGCTTTCAGGGTACAGCTATTTCCCCAATCAAGCTTTGCACGCTGTGCGTTCCAACTTGGGAAATGCCAGCGAAGCCGAGATGGTCAATCGCCTTTCGGGGCGAGAAATGATGGTGCTGCAGCAACTGGCGCGTGGTAAGAGCAACAAGGAGATAGCGGATGGCATATTTCTCAGTAACAAGACGGTGAGTACATACAAAACACGTCTTTTATTGAAGCTCAATGCCCGATCACTGGTTGATCTCATTGAACTGGCCCAGCGTAATGGTCTGGAGTGAAATACACGTGATTCGCTGATCTTCGACAGTCCCTGAAAACAAAAAGCCTCCGCTAATGGAGGCTTTTGATGTCGCGAGCTTAAAATTTAAAGATCGTATGGATAATCTTCCAGCTCCTTTTGCAGCCGTTTATCTGCCAGAAGCGCATCAATCGTCCGGCGCTTGGCCAAATTGGTTTTAGCGACCTCGACTACAGGCTCAACGATCTCGTCTTTATCTGAGACAGGAAAATCTTCTTCTACTTCCACATCCAGTTGTTCTTTGCCAGTGCTCATTCAGTTCACTCCAGGCTAAGACGTTCAATGGCGCCCCTTATAGCGATAATCGCTGCGCGGGTAAAAAAGATTTTCTCAATCGATCAGTACATAAACGCTCTATCGCTCAATCGTCAGAGGTCTTTTCCTTGAATTCGCACAGGTCTTCTATGCGGCAGCTCCCGCAGCGCGGCTTGCGCGCCTGGCAAACGTAACGACCATGCAGGATGAGCCAGTGATGGGCATCCAGCAGGTAAGGCTTGGGCACGAATTTCATTAATTGCTTTTCGACCTCGACCACATTTTTGCCTGGTGCAATGCCGGTTCGGTTACTGACCCTGAATATATGGGTATCTACGGCCATGGTCAGCTGTCTGAAGGCGGTGTTGAGCACAACGTTTGCGGTTTTACGACCTACCCCTGGAAGGGCTTCAAGCTCTTCTCGGGTTTGTGGCACCTGACCGGCATGCCGTTCAATCAGCAAGCGACAGGTTTCGATCACGTTCTTGGCCTTGCTGTTATACAGGCCAATGGTCTTGATGTACTGCGAAAGCCCTTCCACTCCCAGAGCGTAGATGGCTTCTGGCGTATTCGCGACCGGGAACAACCTGGCCATTGCCTTGTTCACGCTCACATCAGTGGCTTGCGCTGACAAAATCACGGCAATCAATAATTCGAAGGGTGATGTGTAGGCCAGTTCGGTTTTGGGCTCGGGATTGTCTTCGTGAAACCGGCGAAATATTTCAAGGCGCTTTGCGGCGTTCATGGGTAAAAACAATTCCTGGAGGGCGATCCGTTATCTCAGGGCTAAAATTTATCAGGCTTTGGGTTCTTCCAAGGTACTGACTGCCAATTCGGCCTGTGAAACCGCGTCATTTAAAAGCGCCAGTTGTGCACCTTGTTGTTCTTGGGTGATGGCTTTTTTAAGTTCAGCCCGGCGCATGGCGAGCTGAA
Coding sequences within it:
- a CDS encoding response regulator transcription factor, whose translation is MNKVLIVDDHPVVRLAVRMLMERHGYEVIAETDNGVDALQLAREHTPDIVILDIGIPKLDGLEVITRLSTPDAPMKILVLTSQTPGHFSMRCMQAGAAGYVCKQQDLTELLSAIRAVLSGYSYFPNQALHAVRSNLGNASEAEMVNRLSGREMMVLQQLARGKSNKEIADGIFLSNKTVSTYKTRLLLKLNARSLVDLIELAQRNGLE
- a CDS encoding PA3496 family putative envelope integrity protein, coding for MSTGKEQLDVEVEEDFPVSDKDEIVEPVVEVAKTNLAKRRTIDALLADKRLQKELEDYPYDL
- the nth gene encoding endonuclease III; the encoded protein is MNAAKRLEIFRRFHEDNPEPKTELAYTSPFELLIAVILSAQATDVSVNKAMARLFPVANTPEAIYALGVEGLSQYIKTIGLYNSKAKNVIETCRLLIERHAGQVPQTREELEALPGVGRKTANVVLNTAFRQLTMAVDTHIFRVSNRTGIAPGKNVVEVEKQLMKFVPKPYLLDAHHWLILHGRYVCQARKPRCGSCRIEDLCEFKEKTSDD